The Bradyrhizobium sp. WBAH42 genome includes a window with the following:
- a CDS encoding TetR/AcrR family transcriptional regulator produces the protein MPRPSKFTEHQILDSAARIIANSGIAAATMSAIAHALGAPSGSIYHRFQSRDELLGRLWLGKIAAFHRGFSAALQHDDPNEAAIAASLFVPQWVRSDRTGARIAIMHRREEFVGGGWPPDMEREARRLGKEFDVVLDDITRRLFGEVSPTLRRATRFAIIDIPYAGVRPHISRGEAPPPEIDNLVRAAAIASIRATRETYAELTGARRPTAP, from the coding sequence ATGCCCAGGCCATCGAAGTTCACCGAACATCAGATTCTGGATAGCGCAGCGCGTATCATAGCGAACTCTGGCATAGCCGCCGCCACGATGTCCGCGATCGCCCATGCGCTTGGGGCGCCGTCCGGATCGATCTATCACCGGTTTCAATCACGCGATGAACTGCTGGGCCGCCTGTGGCTCGGTAAGATTGCGGCATTTCACCGGGGGTTTTCAGCGGCGCTCCAACACGACGATCCTAACGAGGCCGCCATCGCCGCCAGTCTGTTCGTTCCTCAGTGGGTCAGGTCGGATCGAACAGGTGCTCGGATCGCGATCATGCATCGGAGGGAGGAGTTTGTAGGAGGTGGCTGGCCGCCAGATATGGAGCGCGAAGCACGGCGCCTGGGAAAGGAGTTTGACGTTGTCCTGGACGACATAACCCGACGGCTATTTGGCGAGGTTTCGCCCACGTTGAGACGCGCGACTAGATTCGCGATCATTGACATCCCCTATGCCGGGGTGCGCCCGCACATCTCGCGCGGTGAAGCGCCGCCGCCCGAGATCGACAATCTCGTGCGCGCGGCAGCAATAGCGAGCATTCGCGCAACGCGCGAAACCTACGCTGAACTAACCGGAGCACGTCGCCCCACCGCCCCGTGA
- a CDS encoding response regulator transcription factor translates to MPGLVHVVDDDASFRTAIERRLKLAGYEVATYASAVELLDSLSDEEQVGCILLDVRIPGLSGPDLQARLVASGSMLPIIFLTGHADTPTTVRAIKAGAEDFLTKPVSSEQLLDAIERALASQRTARAQASRLDLLRRHLAALTQRERQVFDLIVRGRINKQIAHELGTTERTVKAHRHQVMEKMQVRSLAELVSIAERLGMLDPDEG, encoded by the coding sequence TTGCCAGGCCTTGTTCACGTTGTTGACGACGACGCGTCCTTTCGGACCGCGATCGAGCGCCGGCTGAAGCTCGCGGGATACGAGGTAGCGACCTATGCTTCCGCAGTGGAGCTGCTGGACTCGCTGTCGGATGAGGAGCAGGTCGGGTGTATCCTGCTCGACGTCCGGATCCCTGGCCTGAGCGGTCCGGACCTGCAGGCCCGGCTGGTCGCGTCCGGTTCGATGTTGCCCATCATCTTCCTGACCGGTCATGCCGACACGCCAACGACGGTACGTGCGATCAAGGCCGGTGCGGAAGACTTCCTGACCAAACCGGTGTCGTCCGAGCAACTGCTCGATGCCATTGAGCGGGCGCTGGCCAGTCAGCGGACGGCGCGCGCCCAAGCCAGCAGGCTCGATTTGCTTCGTCGTCATCTGGCCGCGCTGACGCAGCGCGAGCGGCAGGTGTTTGATCTGATCGTGCGCGGCCGGATCAACAAGCAGATCGCGCATGAGCTGGGGACCACAGAGCGCACGGTGAAGGCGCACCGCCATCAAGTGATGGAGAAGATGCAGGTTCGCTCGCTGGCGGAGCTCGTTTCGATCGCAGAGCGTCTCGGAATGCTCGATCCGGACGAAGGCTGA
- a CDS encoding invasion associated locus B family protein — MCFKAGGAPTLCRTSITGRFATGQTAVRIDLIEREDAPTARLQLFVPVGMYLQQSPKLAVDHGAAFRIPYTWCLTNLCIAADVVAPTIVEEMEKGQTLLLELVDSNLLALTASIPLAQFASAHTGAPTRTFEQYVDE; from the coding sequence TTGTGCTTCAAGGCCGGCGGCGCGCCCACCCTCTGCCGAACCTCGATCACCGGCCGGTTCGCGACCGGGCAGACGGCCGTGCGCATCGATCTGATCGAGCGGGAGGACGCGCCCACGGCCCGCCTGCAACTTTTCGTACCGGTCGGGATGTACCTGCAACAATCACCGAAATTGGCCGTTGACCATGGCGCCGCGTTCCGCATTCCCTATACCTGGTGTCTCACCAATTTATGCATCGCGGCCGACGTCGTGGCGCCAACAATCGTCGAGGAGATGGAAAAGGGTCAGACGCTTCTGCTCGAACTCGTCGATTCCAATCTTCTTGCCCTGACGGCCTCGATTCCCTTGGCGCAATTTGCCTCCGCCCACACGGGGGCGCCGACCAGGACGTTCGAGCAATATGTCGACGAATGA
- a CDS encoding helix-turn-helix domain-containing protein: MFVRITTDSTLRPNTLRDLGMASHSNALVNLSEFSYRKGSEIYGEKEPAEYVYQVKSGAVRSYKLLSDGRRQIGAFHLVGDIFGLENGSEHRFTTEAIVDTTVRLIKRQSLETVAEGDAMVARNLLSMTTSNLQHAEDHMLLLGRKTSLERVAAFLLEMDKRLTAAGVMALPMSRRDIADYLGLTLETVSRALSRLHELGVLGFIGNTQRQIVLLDRHQLASLDLQS; this comes from the coding sequence ATGTTCGTTCGCATCACGACGGATTCCACGCTGCGTCCCAATACTCTCCGCGACCTCGGCATGGCAAGTCATTCAAATGCACTGGTCAATTTAAGCGAATTTTCCTACCGAAAAGGCTCCGAGATCTACGGCGAGAAGGAGCCGGCCGAGTATGTCTACCAGGTCAAGTCCGGCGCGGTGCGAAGCTACAAGCTGCTGTCGGACGGCCGCAGGCAGATCGGCGCATTTCACCTCGTCGGCGACATTTTCGGGCTCGAGAACGGCAGCGAGCATCGGTTCACGACGGAAGCCATCGTCGACACCACGGTGCGGCTGATCAAACGCCAAAGCCTGGAAACCGTGGCCGAGGGCGATGCCATGGTGGCCAGAAACCTGCTCAGCATGACCACGAGCAACCTCCAGCATGCGGAAGACCACATGCTGCTTCTCGGCCGCAAGACCTCCCTGGAGCGCGTCGCCGCGTTCCTGCTCGAAATGGACAAGCGCCTGACGGCCGCCGGCGTCATGGCGCTTCCGATGTCGCGACGCGATATCGCCGACTATCTCGGCCTGACGCTGGAGACCGTCTCGCGGGCTCTGTCGCGACTGCATGAGCTCGGCGTTCTCGGCTTCATCGGCAACACCCAACGCCAGATCGTTCTGCTCGACCGGCACCAGCTCGCAAGCCTCGATCTGCAGTCCTGA
- a CDS encoding AI-2E family transporter: MKTLRQLLSAEDVVQLVIRLGLLGLLIFWTFLVIRPFVPILSWSAVLAVAFHPVFAWLAQRLGGRPRTASAVLTLVTLGTVIGPAAWLGLSAVEGIRDLAGQIGSGDLALQAAPEQIRSWPLIGPQLYAIWNEAYTNIRAALREVTPYLKPLAGMMLSFAGDTGIGMLQFLLSVIVAGFLLPHGAQFVAALRGFLLRIVPGQSEHFLELAGATIRAVAQGIIGVAILQALLAGIGFKLAEIPSAGLLALVVLLLSIVQIGAAPVLLPVLVWIWMDKDVTVAVLLTVYLVVVGLLDNVLKPLLMGRGLTTPTLVILIGVIGGTLAHGIIGLFIGPIILSVAWELSTAWMGIGRATPARVDQATVVAKDAVEARLT; the protein is encoded by the coding sequence TTGAAGACGCTTCGTCAGCTTCTGTCCGCGGAGGACGTTGTCCAGCTCGTGATCCGGTTGGGCTTGCTCGGGCTGCTGATCTTCTGGACCTTCCTCGTGATACGGCCGTTCGTGCCGATCCTGAGCTGGAGCGCCGTGCTGGCCGTGGCGTTTCATCCCGTCTTCGCCTGGCTCGCCCAACGCCTCGGTGGCCGGCCCCGGACAGCTTCAGCCGTTCTCACCCTGGTCACGCTGGGCACCGTCATCGGTCCCGCCGCCTGGCTCGGCCTCAGTGCAGTCGAAGGGATCCGGGACCTCGCAGGCCAGATCGGCAGTGGCGATCTCGCGCTCCAGGCCGCACCGGAGCAGATCAGGAGCTGGCCGCTGATCGGTCCTCAGCTCTACGCGATCTGGAACGAGGCCTACACGAACATCCGTGCGGCGTTGCGCGAGGTGACGCCGTACTTGAAACCGCTCGCCGGAATGATGCTGTCGTTTGCCGGTGACACCGGAATTGGAATGCTCCAATTCCTGCTGTCGGTGATCGTCGCGGGTTTTCTGCTTCCGCACGGTGCGCAGTTCGTCGCCGCGCTCCGCGGCTTCCTGTTGCGCATCGTGCCCGGCCAGAGCGAGCACTTCCTCGAGCTCGCCGGCGCCACCATACGCGCCGTCGCGCAGGGCATCATCGGCGTCGCCATCCTTCAGGCCCTGCTGGCGGGCATCGGCTTCAAGCTCGCAGAGATCCCGAGCGCGGGACTGCTCGCGCTCGTCGTGCTCCTGCTGTCGATCGTCCAGATCGGCGCCGCCCCCGTTCTTCTCCCCGTGCTGGTCTGGATCTGGATGGACAAGGACGTGACCGTCGCCGTGCTGTTGACGGTCTATCTCGTCGTGGTCGGCCTGCTCGACAACGTGCTGAAGCCGCTCCTCATGGGGCGGGGCCTGACGACGCCGACGCTCGTCATCCTGATCGGGGTCATTGGCGGTACGCTCGCGCATGGGATCATCGGCCTGTTCATTGGGCCGATCATCCTGTCGGTGGCCTGGGAGCTTTCGACCGCGTGGATGGGGATCGGCCGCGCTACGCCCGCACGCGTCGATCAGGCGACCGTTGTCGCGAAGGATGCCGTCGAGGCGCGATTGACCTAG
- a CDS encoding glycosyltransferase — MKFVAVTYGTEGDTRPMALLCRALMDAGHRVHLLADVATLGYAAALGVPATGLAGDIRSALRQDTMLAKSGGGFADTASAFARIATAKSEAWLRTAAAAAEDCDAVVLGGLAAFVGLSAAEAFGIPAIGTGLIPITPTREFASPFVRPGTVPRWLNRTSHRLVNALLWRIFKTSVNAARAAVCGLPPRRSVWTDHPMLYGISPSLVPQPADWPPTARICGQWLAPVTDWSPPAALGEFLAAGEPPIYFGFGSMGGLGGAQLMREALAALRGRRALFYPGWGGAVAADLPVNVHLLADVPHGWLFPRVALAIHHGGAGTTHAAARAGVPSVVVPFAGDQPFWADRLHKAGAAPSPVPAKSLSADRLARAIDEANRDAPRASATALAVSIAREDGLKAAATAIVTLARRDVWGRRGLQ, encoded by the coding sequence GTGAAGTTCGTCGCCGTCACCTATGGCACCGAGGGCGATACGCGCCCCATGGCGCTGCTTTGCCGGGCACTGATGGATGCCGGCCACCGTGTCCACCTGCTGGCCGACGTCGCCACGCTCGGCTACGCCGCGGCCCTCGGTGTACCGGCAACCGGCCTCGCCGGCGACATTCGCTCCGCGCTCCGGCAGGACACGATGCTTGCTAAAAGCGGCGGCGGTTTCGCCGACACGGCGAGCGCATTTGCCCGCATCGCCACCGCCAAATCCGAAGCGTGGCTCCGCACCGCGGCCGCCGCCGCAGAAGACTGCGACGCCGTGGTTCTCGGCGGTCTGGCCGCCTTCGTGGGCCTTTCTGCTGCGGAGGCCTTCGGCATTCCGGCCATCGGCACCGGGCTCATCCCGATTACGCCGACGCGTGAATTCGCCTCACCATTCGTGCGCCCGGGTACTGTGCCGCGCTGGCTGAACCGGACGAGCCACAGGCTGGTCAATGCATTGCTCTGGCGCATCTTCAAAACGTCCGTCAACGCGGCCCGCGCTGCCGTGTGCGGGCTGCCGCCACGCCGCAGTGTCTGGACCGACCATCCGATGCTCTACGGCATATCCCCAAGCCTCGTGCCGCAGCCAGCCGACTGGCCGCCAACCGCGCGGATCTGCGGCCAGTGGCTGGCGCCCGTGACCGACTGGTCGCCACCAGCAGCGTTGGGCGAGTTCCTCGCCGCAGGCGAGCCGCCAATTTATTTCGGTTTTGGCAGCATGGGGGGCCTGGGCGGCGCGCAGTTGATGCGCGAGGCGCTGGCGGCGCTACGCGGTCGGCGCGCGCTGTTCTACCCCGGCTGGGGCGGCGCAGTGGCCGCCGACTTGCCTGTTAACGTCCATCTGTTGGCGGACGTGCCACATGGGTGGCTATTTCCCCGCGTGGCGTTGGCGATCCATCATGGCGGTGCCGGCACTACCCACGCCGCGGCCCGCGCCGGCGTGCCCTCGGTGGTAGTCCCATTCGCGGGCGACCAGCCTTTCTGGGCCGATCGCCTGCACAAAGCTGGCGCTGCCCCATCGCCTGTCCCCGCCAAAAGCCTGAGTGCGGATCGGCTTGCGCGCGCCATCGACGAGGCGAACAGGGACGCTCCACGCGCCAGTGCCACGGCGCTCGCCGTGTCCATCGCGCGGGAGGATGGGTTGAAGGCGGCCGCCACGGCGATCGTAACTCTGGCGCGGCGCGACGTCTGGGGACGCCGCGGCCTTCAGTGA
- a CDS encoding response regulator transcription factor — protein MPLRESVFVVDDDLSMRTSMDRLLRGHGFATTLFDTGSALLDHGRFHTAICIILDVNLGAKSGIEVRRSLAEKGIAAPVIYVTGNDSPANRAAAIASGCIAYLIKPFAAQSLIESVERARVF, from the coding sequence TTGCCCCTGCGCGAGTCCGTCTTTGTCGTAGACGACGATCTGTCCATGCGTACCAGCATGGACAGGCTCCTGCGAGGACACGGCTTCGCTACCACCCTGTTCGACACGGGTAGCGCCTTGCTCGATCACGGCAGGTTCCACACCGCGATCTGCATCATCCTCGACGTCAATCTGGGTGCAAAGTCCGGCATCGAGGTGCGGCGAAGCCTGGCTGAGAAAGGCATCGCGGCGCCGGTGATCTATGTCACCGGCAATGACAGCCCGGCAAACCGCGCCGCGGCGATTGCCTCAGGCTGCATCGCCTATCTGATCAAGCCCTTTGCGGCGCAGTCCTTGATCGAGTCCGTCGAGCGCGCCCGCGTCTTTTAG
- a CDS encoding DinB family protein — protein sequence MFDSFRTLARWTGWANQRIYSACSELDPTEYFRPRACAFGSIHRTLNHLLATDRIWLARLTGEPHNIPSLDYEVCVDFSSLRDARFVEDVRIVETTDLILDKDGCAGNLSFNSMDGTPRQMPIHLVLSQLFLHHAHHRGQVHALLSQTAVTPPALDLTYFPGAAG from the coding sequence ATGTTCGACAGCTTCCGAACGTTAGCACGCTGGACAGGCTGGGCCAATCAGCGGATTTACTCCGCGTGCTCCGAATTAGATCCGACCGAATACTTTCGCCCCCGCGCTTGTGCATTTGGATCGATCCATCGCACGCTGAACCATCTGTTGGCCACAGACAGAATTTGGCTCGCTCGATTGACCGGCGAGCCGCACAACATTCCATCGCTCGATTATGAGGTCTGCGTCGATTTCTCCAGCCTCCGCGATGCCCGCTTCGTGGAAGACGTGCGGATCGTCGAAACTACCGACCTCATCTTGGATAAGGATGGCTGCGCTGGGAACCTGTCATTCAACAGCATGGACGGCACGCCAAGGCAGATGCCGATCCATCTCGTGTTGTCGCAGCTCTTCCTGCATCACGCCCACCATCGCGGACAGGTCCACGCCCTGCTTTCGCAGACGGCCGTGACGCCGCCAGCGCTCGACCTTACCTACTTCCCGGGGGCAGCGGGATAA
- a CDS encoding S9 family peptidase: MAVSPTRAGDEVRIQEEIWALPLPLPMFAYLVRPVGDGPFPLVIMNHGVSLDATQRSLFPLVEFRDAAKWFAKRGYLVVAPVGSGYGAQAIDIPERGMFGPFFSKIGKCTNPNFRDAGLAVAQVDLWIIDYLAAEKRIIPKDVIVVGQSAGGWASIALSSVNPTQVKAIIVFAGGRGGRVDGKPNNNCAPDRLVEATADFGRTSRVPMLWIYIGNDTFFGPELSKRMHAAFIAAGGRAEYHLMPPFGNEGHFFIGSPDAVPLWSPLVAKFLDAQN; the protein is encoded by the coding sequence ATGGCCGTATCGCCCACGCGCGCCGGGGACGAGGTCCGCATCCAGGAGGAAATCTGGGCGCTGCCCCTGCCGCTGCCGATGTTCGCCTATCTGGTGCGCCCGGTCGGCGACGGACCGTTTCCGCTCGTCATCATGAATCACGGCGTCTCGCTCGACGCGACCCAGCGCAGCCTTTTCCCGCTGGTCGAATTTCGCGACGCCGCCAAATGGTTTGCGAAGCGCGGCTATCTCGTGGTGGCGCCAGTGGGCAGCGGCTATGGCGCGCAGGCGATCGACATCCCCGAACGCGGGATGTTCGGCCCGTTCTTCTCGAAGATCGGAAAGTGCACCAATCCCAATTTCCGTGATGCCGGCCTCGCGGTCGCCCAGGTCGATCTCTGGATCATTGACTATCTGGCCGCCGAGAAGCGGATCATCCCGAAGGATGTGATCGTGGTCGGCCAGTCTGCCGGCGGCTGGGCCTCGATCGCCCTGTCGAGCGTGAATCCGACTCAGGTGAAGGCCATCATTGTCTTTGCCGGGGGCCGCGGCGGACGCGTCGACGGCAAGCCGAACAACAATTGCGCGCCCGACCGCCTTGTCGAGGCCACCGCCGATTTCGGCCGCACATCGCGCGTGCCGATGCTGTGGATCTACATCGGGAACGACACGTTTTTCGGTCCCGAGCTGTCAAAGCGCATGCACGCTGCCTTCATCGCCGCGGGCGGCCGGGCCGAATATCACCTGATGCCGCCGTTCGGCAACGAGGGACATTTCTTCATCGGTTCGCCGGACGCGGTTCCGCTCTGGTCGCCATTGGTTGCCAAATTTCTCGATGCGCAGAACTGA
- a CDS encoding molybdopterin-dependent oxidoreductase, producing MTLPPGQRPIASFPRFGLPRFAKRFPRKPDTVRFELSSDGRVVGEVGPDRWGALPRTIQLSDFHCVTTWSSLGHRWEGVGFRDFCTAFALTRACEDQLVVFRGSDGYHAALPLIDLLQPDVLLADRLDGAPLPVAHGAPLRLVAPAHYGYKNVKHIERIEFGVHPRRYRPAGPGFIFHPRARVAMEERGVGFPGWLLRRAYRPLIAPTIMRCAEALEMYQAKNHSPTTSEHTPRQPASKLRSGGQ from the coding sequence ATGACCTTGCCACCTGGCCAGCGCCCGATCGCTTCCTTTCCGCGTTTCGGTTTACCGCGCTTCGCGAAGCGCTTTCCCAGGAAACCAGACACGGTGCGATTTGAATTGAGCAGTGATGGTCGTGTCGTCGGCGAAGTAGGGCCGGATCGTTGGGGAGCGTTGCCGCGAACGATCCAGCTCAGCGACTTCCATTGCGTCACAACCTGGAGCAGTCTCGGTCACCGCTGGGAAGGCGTTGGCTTTCGGGACTTCTGCACCGCGTTCGCTTTAACGCGAGCGTGCGAAGACCAACTGGTTGTGTTCCGCGGAAGCGATGGCTACCACGCCGCTTTGCCGCTGATCGACCTGTTGCAGCCGGACGTGCTGCTCGCCGATCGTTTGGACGGCGCGCCGCTCCCGGTGGCCCATGGAGCGCCGCTGCGGTTGGTGGCACCGGCCCACTACGGGTACAAGAACGTCAAACATATCGAGCGAATAGAGTTCGGCGTCCATCCGCGTCGCTATCGCCCGGCAGGGCCTGGCTTCATATTCCATCCGCGGGCTCGTGTCGCGATGGAGGAGCGCGGTGTCGGGTTTCCGGGGTGGCTCCTGCGGCGTGCATATCGGCCTTTGATCGCCCCCACCATAATGCGTTGCGCGGAAGCGCTCGAAATGTATCAGGCGAAGAATCATTCGCCAACGACGTCGGAGCATACGCCGAGACAACCTGCGTCGAAGTTGAGGTCAGGCGGTCAATGA
- a CDS encoding potassium channel family protein, producing the protein MMLQFLVGTLVSVINIGIHALVTVVAVTIARSAVPRHTRRPRLHLMSAMIAVAVVLKAAHMLEILTWAVTYHVVQAAAADADMLYFAFVNYTTLGYGDITPVREWRLIGPLTAMNGVLLFGWSAAILFEVLLKTLDRLGLTEKPGADLPRT; encoded by the coding sequence ATGATGCTCCAATTCCTTGTCGGCACGCTCGTCAGCGTGATCAATATCGGAATCCACGCGCTCGTGACGGTGGTCGCCGTCACCATCGCCCGCAGTGCCGTCCCGCGCCATACCAGGCGGCCGCGATTGCACCTGATGAGCGCCATGATCGCGGTCGCCGTCGTGTTGAAGGCCGCCCACATGCTCGAAATTCTGACATGGGCGGTGACCTATCATGTCGTCCAGGCCGCCGCCGCCGACGCGGATATGCTCTACTTTGCGTTCGTCAACTACACCACGCTCGGCTATGGCGACATCACGCCGGTACGCGAATGGCGGCTGATCGGCCCGCTGACTGCCATGAACGGTGTTCTTCTGTTCGGCTGGTCCGCCGCCATTCTGTTCGAAGTCTTGCTCAAGACGCTCGACCGTCTCGGGCTCACGGAAAAACCCGGTGCGGACCTGCCGCGCACCTGA
- a CDS encoding LysR family transcriptional regulator codes for MPVRRDLSPTHLLRAFSVLARTRNFGRTAAELGLTQSAVSQRIAALEARLDVRLFDRQSSALTNAGEAYLEAVVPLLEQLAAAEERVASDWSRSRKNVVRLSIVPSYARCWLMPRLSALTMELREISLYVHATDARVSLDDGEFDLAIRVQPANAAAGDRMTREEDVLVAVAPPTMVKSAQADPFQDTVLFDDDCGLLGVAPGHSWQEWYSATGYERRETGRMVQCSDAGLIVEAVRNGAGAALVRRSLVQGDLESGHLVQVGPSVASAGQTVLLQRPKQKRTRAATSVARWLSEEALSTST; via the coding sequence ATGCCCGTGCGCCGCGACCTTTCGCCGACCCATTTGCTGCGCGCTTTCTCCGTATTGGCCCGCACTCGGAATTTTGGACGGACGGCCGCGGAACTCGGACTTACCCAGAGCGCCGTAAGCCAACGAATTGCGGCGCTGGAAGCTCGTCTCGACGTCCGTCTGTTCGACCGTCAGTCGAGCGCCCTCACCAACGCGGGCGAGGCCTACCTTGAGGCGGTCGTGCCTCTGCTCGAGCAACTGGCAGCCGCGGAGGAACGCGTCGCGTCCGATTGGTCGCGAAGTCGGAAGAACGTCGTTCGGCTAAGCATCGTGCCATCCTACGCGCGCTGCTGGTTGATGCCTCGTTTGTCAGCCCTGACCATGGAGTTGCGCGAAATCTCCCTCTACGTCCACGCCACGGACGCCCGAGTCTCCCTTGATGACGGAGAATTCGATCTCGCGATCCGTGTGCAGCCTGCCAATGCGGCGGCGGGCGACCGGATGACCCGAGAGGAAGACGTATTGGTTGCGGTCGCCCCGCCGACAATGGTCAAGTCTGCTCAAGCAGATCCTTTTCAAGACACCGTTTTGTTTGATGATGACTGCGGCCTTTTGGGCGTAGCGCCCGGTCATTCCTGGCAGGAATGGTACAGTGCGACAGGATACGAACGTCGAGAGACTGGTCGCATGGTTCAGTGCAGCGACGCTGGATTGATCGTGGAGGCGGTACGCAACGGTGCGGGCGCAGCGCTGGTCCGTCGTTCACTTGTCCAGGGAGACCTTGAGTCCGGCCACCTCGTTCAGGTCGGTCCTTCCGTCGCCAGCGCGGGCCAGACTGTTTTGCTGCAAAGGCCAAAGCAAAAACGAACCAGAGCTGCTACGTCGGTTGCGCGTTGGCTCTCCGAAGAGGCCCTCAGCACCTCAACATAG